The DNA region TCATCTCGGGTACCAACCATGAAGAAGAGCAGCCGTGCCACCTGAAGCTGACCGACCCGAGCATCCCGATCGCCAAGAACCTGCCGCTCTACGATGAGCCTGCCCAGCGTTACTGCCCGGCCGGCGTGTACGAAGTGGTGACCATGGAAGACGGTGAGAAGCGCTTCCAGATCAACGCCCAGAACTGCGTTCACTGCAAGACCTGCGACATCAAGGACCCTGCACAGAACATTACCTGGGTGGCGCCGGAAGGTTCTGGTGGCCCGACTTACCCGAACATGTAAGTCGAATGGCTGAACATCAAGGCTCCCGAACGGGGGCCTTTTTGTTGCCTGCGATTCAAGCCACACCACAAACCAATGTGGGAGCGAGCTTGGTCCGGGCGGCGTTCCGACGATGGCGGCTTACTATTCAACATTGATGTCGACTGATACACCGCAATCGCGAGCAAGCTCGCTCCCACAGGGGGATCAGCGGTGTGTCAGGCAGCGCGCTCATCCCCCGGATTACGCTCGAAGTAGCGCTTGTACTCACGACTGAACTGCGACGTACTTTGATACCCGACCCGATGCGCCACCTGTGCCACGCCCAATCCCTCGCCCAGCAATAACTGCTGGGCCCTGAGCAAACGCAATCGCTTCAAATACTGCACTGGCGACAACAACGTGCTGCGTTTGAAATGCTCATGAAAGGTCGACGCACTCATGTTCGCGCAACTGGCCAGGGTTTCGACGTTCAGCGGCTCGGTGTAATGCGCATGCAGATGGCTGAGCGATGCCGCGATCCGGGCGAATTGACCCTGTTGCTCGACCAGCGCCCGCAGCACATCGGCTTGCGGCCCGCGCAAGGCGACGAACAACAACTCGCGCAATCGCGCCTGCCCCATAACCTGGCATTCCAGCGGATCGTGCAGGCAACGCAGCAGCCGTTCAACACAACCACGCATCGCATCGTCGAGCACCGCCGAGGTCATGGACTCTGGCGTTTGCGCCGCAATACTACGCCCCGGCGCCAGCCCCATGGCCAAGACCAACTCACCGAGCAACACCCGGTCAATGGCGATGGAAACGCCCAGCATAGGGCCATCGGGTGCTGAAAACGTCTCGCACTCGAACGGCACCGGCAATGCCTGAATCAAATAATGCCCGGCGCCGTACTCCAGTGTACGCGGCCCCAGATACGCCAACTTGCTGCCCTGGGCGATGATGACCAGACTCGGCTCGTAAATCTGCGGGCCGCGAGCCACATCACAACTGGCCCGCAAAACCTGCACACCCGGCAACGCCGTGGGAGCGAAACCGTCGCGATTAGTCAAAGGCTGAATCAGCGAAACCAGCGTGGCATTGGCATCCAGATGACGGGTCAACAACATGAGAGTTCTTCACAAAAAAGTCGCGGAAATAGGGATGAAAGCATCATCGCAGGTCTGATGGCCAATGCGACCCATTGAAGGCTGATGCCGGAGGATTAGGCATGACACCCGGAGGAATCACCATGGCCGGTGGCCGGTACGGAGCCCAGAATGCGCCACCTCACCCGTCACAGCTTTTGCGAGGTTCATCATGTACACCGCCATCGGATACGCCGCCCAGTCGGCCACCACTCCCCTCGCCCCCGTGAAATTCGAACGCCGCAGCCCTCGGGCCGACGACGTTGCGATCGATATTCTCTACTGCGGCGTCTGCCATTCCGACATCCATCAGGCACGCAACGAGTGGGGCATTGCCGTTTACCCACTGATGCCCGGCCACGAGATCGTAGGCAAAGTTACCGCCATCGGTGCGAATGTCACCAAGCACAAAGTCGGCGATCTGGTTGGCGTCGGGTGCATGGTTGATTCGTGCCGCAGCTGCGAAGCCTGCCAATCGAACTTCGAGCAATACTGCCTCGAAGGTCCGACCATGACTTACGCCACCCCGGACCGCGTCGATGGCAGCAACACCATGGGCGGCTATTCCGACAGCATCGTGGTCAGCGAACACTTCGTGGTGCGCATCCCCGAGAAACTCGACCCGGCCAGCGCCGCGCCGATCCTGTGTGCCGGCATCACCACCTATTCGCCGCTCAAGCACTACGGCGTGAAGGCGGGCGACAAGGTCGGGATTCTCGGCATGGGCGGCCTCGGCCACATGGGCATCAAGTTCGCCAAGGCAATGGGCGCTGAAGTCACGCTGTTCACCCGCTCGGCGAACAAGGCTGAAGAAGGTCGTCGCCAAGGTGCGGACCACGTGATCGTGTCCACCGATGCCGAACAGATGAAGGCCGCCGCAGGACATTTCGACTTCCTGCTGGACACCATTCCGGTGCAGCACGACCTCAACCCCTACCTCGATACGCTGCGTTTCGACGGCGTGCACATTCTGGTGGGCCTGATCGAACCGATCGATCCACCGGTCCACGCCGCCAAACTGGTATTGGGCCGTCGTGTGCTGGCCGGCTCGCTGATCGGCGGCATCGCCGAAACCCAGGAAGTGCTGGATTTCTGTGCCGAGCACAACATCACCTGCGACATCGAAATGCTCGACATCCGCCAGATCAACGAGGCTTACGCCCGCATGATTGCCGGTGATGTGAAGTACCGTTTCGTGATCGACATGGCAACGCTGAAGGTCTAAACCTTCGCGCCAAGTTCTGCCGAGAGCCGAGCCGTGACCCCTTTGATCAGGGGAATCAGCTCGGCCATTTTCTCCAGCGGCATATATGGCACGGTGCTGGCGATGCTGATGCCGGCAACGATGCGCTTGCTGGCATCACGGATCGGCGCTGCCACACAGCGGATCGACGGTTCGTTATCTTCCAGATCGAACGCATAACCGCCTGCCACATACTCGACCATGCGCTGCTGAAACTGCTCCCAGGACTGCTCCGGGTGCTGCGGCCAGAACTGATTTTTCCCACCCGCCGGCAAGCTGACTTCGTACAGCCGCTGCCATTCTTCCTGCGTGTCATCGAGCATCAGCGCCTTGCCGATCCCGGTGCGCGCCAACGGCATGCGATGGCCAACCCGCGAACGCATTTCCGGGCCATTGCGCCCCGGATTCTTGTGCAGGTACAGCACCTCGTCGCCTTCACGAATCGCCAGGTGAATGGTGTCGCCGGTCAACGCCGACAACTCATCCAGATACGGCCCGGCCAATGTGACCAGCGGCAATTCTTCACGCGCCTGGAAGCCCAGCTCGATCAACTTCGGCCCCAACAGATAACCGACTTGCGGCACCACACGCAGATAACGCTCGTCCACCAGGCAACTGGCCAGACGATGGGTGGTGCTGCGTGTCGTGCCGATCAACCGGGCGATTTCCTTGAGATCGCGGGCGCCACTGGCCACCGCCTGAACCACACCCAGACCACGAAGCAGTGTCTGGGTGCCGGTCGGTGCGGCGTCCTTGGCGATTTTTGGGGCGTCTTCCTGCATATCCAGCCTTTACCGTTGAGCGAGTGAACGGGCGGCATTATGGTCGCCCGCATGCCGCAACTACAACTTGATACGCTCGACTTTGCCGACCAGCAAGATGTAGGAAAGCGCGCCAATCAACGCCAGAACCGAGATATAGGTGATCGCGGGAGCGAACGAATCACCGGTAGCGAGGAAACCGATGACGATCGGCGTGGTAATCGCCGACAGGTTGCCGATGAAGTTGAACACCCCACCGGTCAACCCGAGCAATCGCGCCGGGGCCAACGTTGAAACCAGCGACCAGGTGATCGAAGCCAGCCCGTTACCGAAGAACGCCAACGCGAGGAAGGCAATCACCAGCGGTGTCGACTCGACGAAGTTGGCGCCGATAATCGAGGTGGAAATCAGCAGACCGCCAATGATCGGCAACTTGCGGGCGAAACCCACGGTGTAGCCGCGACGGATCAGCCAGTCGGAGAAGAACCCGGAACAGAGCACACCGACGAAGGCGGCGAGAAAAGGCAGCGACGCCAGCAGGCCGGACTTGATGAAGTCCATGCCGCGATACTTCACCAGGTAGGTCGGGAACCACGTCAGAAAAAACCACAACGTCGAGTTGAGGCAGAACTGGCCGAGATAAATGCCCCACAACTTGCGCTTGGTTAGCACGATGCCGAGGTCGATCCAGCTGAATTTGGCTTTGACTTTGGCTTGTTCAGCCTGGATATCCACCAGCCCGCCACCTTCGCGGATCAGGTCGATTTCGGCGTCATTGGCACCTTTGAAATCCCGTGGCTCGCGGTACACCGCGTACCAGATCACCGCCCAGAGAATGCCCACCGCACCGGTGCTGACAAACACCATGTGCCAGCCATATTGATGTTGCAGCCAGGCCAATACCGGTGTCAGGAACGCCAGACCGACGAATTGCCCGGAGGTATAGAAACCAATGGCCGTGGCGCGTTCGCGCTCGGGGAACCAGGTGGTAACCACACGGCTGTTGATCGGGTACGCCGGCGCTTCCAGTGCACCGACCGCCATGCGCAATACGAACAGTGCGATGAAGCTGGCGGCGAAGCCGAGCATCACCGTGGCGATCGACCATAGCAGCAATGCGACGCTATAAAGAATCCGCGGCGGCACCCGATCCACCAGCCAGCCGCCGGGGATTTGCATGGCGGCATAGGTCCAGCCGAATGCCGAGAAAATCAGCCCGACGTGGATCGGGTCGATGCCCAGTTCGCTGGTCAGCGCCGGGGCGGCGATGGACAGGTTGCTGCGGTCCAGGTAGTTGATCACCACGGTGATGAACAGCAGGACCATGATGAAAAAACGCTTGCGGCTGGGCGTCACCAACGACGCCTGCCCGGTGAGGGTTTGCGGTTGCATGGGGAGTGCCTCTTCTTATGTTTATTGAGGTCGATGAAAAGCTTGGATTGACGCAGATCTTCCGGTCAATGGAGATCAAATGTGGGAGCGGGCTTGCTCGCGAAAGCGGTGGTTCATTCAACATTGATGTCGGCTGACACCCCGCTTTCGCGAGCAAGCCCGCTCCCACAAAGGGATTGTGTTGAGTCAGTGAGAACTCACCACTCAGCAAAGCTGCCATCGGCATGGCGCCAGATCGGGTTGCGCCAGCGGTGACCGACCGCCGCGCGTTCGATGACGTATTCCTCGTTGATCTCGATCCCCAGGCCCGGGCCATTCGGGATTTTCACGAAGCCTTTGTCGTAGTCGAACACCCGCGGATCCTTGACGTAATCCAGCAGGTCATTGCTCTCGTTGTAATGAATGCCCAGGCTCTGCTCCTGGATGAACGCGTTGTAGCAAACAGCATCCAGCTGCAAACACGCCGCCAGTGCAATCGGGCCCAACGGGCAATGCAGCGCCAGCGCCACGTCGTAGGCTTCGGCCATGTTGGCGATCTTGCGTGTTTCGGTGATGCCGCCGGCGTGAGACGCGTCCGGCTGGATGATGTCGACATAACCTTCGCTGAGCACACGCTTGAAATCCCAGCGCGAGAACAGCCGCTCACCGAGGGCAATCGGGGTGCTGGTCAGCGGCGCCAATTCTTTCAGCGCTTCGTAGTTTTCGCTGAGCACCGGTTCTTCGATGAACATCAGTTTGTACGGGTCGAGTTCCTTCATGAGGACCTTGGCCATGGGCTTGTGCACCCGGCCATGGAAGTCCACGCCGATGCCGACGTTCGGCCCCACCGCATCGCGCACGGCGGCGACGTTGGCCAGGGCCAGGTCGACTTTTTCGAAGGAATCGAGGAATTGCAGCTCTTCGGTGCCGTTCATTTTCACCGCAGTGAAACCACGCTCGACGGCTTCCTTTGCAGCGCGAGCGGTGTCCGCCGGGCGGTCGCCGCCGATCCACGAATAGACGCGAATCTTGTCCCGCACCTGACCGCCCAGCAGATCGCTGACCGACACACCCAAGGCCTTGCCCTTGATGTCCCACAACGCCTGATCGATGCCGGCCAGCGCGCTCATGTGGATCGCGCCGCCCCGGTAGAAGCCACCGCGGTAAAGCACGGTCCAGATGTCTTCGATGTTGCGTGGGTCTTTGCCGATCAGGTAGTCAGACAATTCTTCAACGGCAGCCGCCACCGTGTGAGCGCGGCCTTCGACCACGGGCTCGCCCCAACCGGTCACGCCCTCGTCGGTTTCGACCTTGAGGAAGCACCAGCGCGGCGGAACGATGAAGGTGGTCAGTTTGGTGATTTTCATCTCGTGCTCTCTTTTTTATAAATGCAGCTCTTATTAGATGCAGCGCTCGCAGCGCCAAAAAGTCTTAGCGGAGGGCTTTCCAGGCAGCCACGTAGGCCTTGGCGTTAAGCGCCACTTCATCTGGGGTCATGCCCGGTTTGAACAACCCGGAACCGAGGCCGAAGCCTTTGACGCCCGCGTCGATAAACACCTGCATGTTGTCCGGCGTGATCCCGCCGACCGGCGCCAGAATCGTTCCCGCAGGCAGTACCGCGAGCCAGGCTTTGACGACTGCCGGGCCCATCTGCTCGGCCGGGAACATCTTCAGCACGTCCGCCCCTTCGGCCAATGCGGCGAAGGCTTCAGTCGGCGTCGCCACACCCGGCGACAGGAACAACCCCGCCGCTTTCGCTGCGCGCAACACCTTGGCATCGCTGTGCGGCATGACGATCACTTGCCCCCCCGCTGCTTTCACTTGCTCGACCTGCTCCGGCGTCAACACCGTGCCCGCGCCGATCAGGCAATCGGCGGGCAAGGTACTGCGCAGGATGCGGATACTTTCGTACGGCTCAGGGGAATTGAGCGGCACTTCGATGACGCGAAATCCGGCGGCGTAAAGGACTTCGCCGATGGCTGCCGCTTCTTGCGGGCGCAGGCCACGCAAAATCGCGATCAGACCGTTTTGCGCCAATGCTTGCTTGAGCATTTCAGACCTCCAGTCAGGTTTAACGGGATGGGTTGGGTGTGATCAGTCCGGCGGCAACCGCCAACTGCCACAAGCCGCGCTCGGTGGCCTGTTCGGCCAGGGTCACCCGGGCAAAACCGCAGGCGTCGAGCGCCCGGCTGTAGCGGGCACAGAGTTGGGAATTACCGATGAGGATGATCGAAGGCAGATGAACGCTGTTGCGTCGGCGTCGCTGAACACTCGCCAACGCTGACAGTTCATGGCCGATCAACAAGCCGGACAAGTAATCCGGTTGGGCGGTGGCGCTGAGTTCGCCGGTCAAACCGAGGCTGCGGGCACTGAACAATGTCGACAACGGTCCGATCTCGCCATCCGTCGACAGGGCCACCTGCACACCACGATCAAAGGCTTGGCCATCGAAGGACGCGCCCTTTTGCTGGGTGCGTCCCAGAATGCTGTGTTCGCTAAGCACGGCGAAGACTTCGCCGGTCATGAAGGTATCGAAATGCACGATGCAGCCGTTGGCCACTTCCACCCACTTCGAATGACTGCCCGGCAGGCCGATCAACAGATCACCACCCGCCTCGGCCGGTAGATTCTGCAGCACGCCGAGCACTTGGGTTTCTTCGCCGCGCATCACGTTCGGCAGGCGCGAACGCTGAATCACGCCCGGCACGATGTGCACGTCGACACCGCGAAGACTGCGAACCGTTTGTAGGGAGATTCCGAGATTGGCGACGTTTGCCGGCGTATCGCGGTAAGCCGCTTCGAGCCAGCCTTGTGCGCTGCCGACCATGCCGCAT from Pseudomonas sp. ACM7 includes:
- the dgoD gene encoding galactonate dehydratase; protein product: MKITKLTTFIVPPRWCFLKVETDEGVTGWGEPVVEGRAHTVAAAVEELSDYLIGKDPRNIEDIWTVLYRGGFYRGGAIHMSALAGIDQALWDIKGKALGVSVSDLLGGQVRDKIRVYSWIGGDRPADTARAAKEAVERGFTAVKMNGTEELQFLDSFEKVDLALANVAAVRDAVGPNVGIGVDFHGRVHKPMAKVLMKELDPYKLMFIEEPVLSENYEALKELAPLTSTPIALGERLFSRWDFKRVLSEGYVDIIQPDASHAGGITETRKIANMAEAYDVALALHCPLGPIALAACLQLDAVCYNAFIQEQSLGIHYNESNDLLDYVKDPRVFDYDKGFVKIPNGPGLGIEINEEYVIERAAVGHRWRNPIWRHADGSFAEW
- a CDS encoding 2-dehydro-3-deoxygalactonokinase, which translates into the protein MLAQLIALDWGTTSLRAYKLAAGGLVLEQRSLSSGIMQLPRTPRMIAGQECTDGFELAFDEACGDWLDAQPDLPVIACGMVGSAQGWLEAAYRDTPANVANLGISLQTVRSLRGVDVHIVPGVIQRSRLPNVMRGEETQVLGVLQNLPAEAGGDLLIGLPGSHSKWVEVANGCIVHFDTFMTGEVFAVLSEHSILGRTQQKGASFDGQAFDRGVQVALSTDGEIGPLSTLFSARSLGLTGELSATAQPDYLSGLLIGHELSALASVQRRRRNSVHLPSIILIGNSQLCARYSRALDACGFARVTLAEQATERGLWQLAVAAGLITPNPSR
- a CDS encoding NAD(P)-dependent alcohol dehydrogenase, yielding MYTAIGYAAQSATTPLAPVKFERRSPRADDVAIDILYCGVCHSDIHQARNEWGIAVYPLMPGHEIVGKVTAIGANVTKHKVGDLVGVGCMVDSCRSCEACQSNFEQYCLEGPTMTYATPDRVDGSNTMGGYSDSIVVSEHFVVRIPEKLDPASAAPILCAGITTYSPLKHYGVKAGDKVGILGMGGLGHMGIKFAKAMGAEVTLFTRSANKAEEGRRQGADHVIVSTDAEQMKAAAGHFDFLLDTIPVQHDLNPYLDTLRFDGVHILVGLIEPIDPPVHAAKLVLGRRVLAGSLIGGIAETQEVLDFCAEHNITCDIEMLDIRQINEAYARMIAGDVKYRFVIDMATLKV
- a CDS encoding MFS transporter, with the translated sequence MQPQTLTGQASLVTPSRKRFFIMVLLFITVVINYLDRSNLSIAAPALTSELGIDPIHVGLIFSAFGWTYAAMQIPGGWLVDRVPPRILYSVALLLWSIATVMLGFAASFIALFVLRMAVGALEAPAYPINSRVVTTWFPERERATAIGFYTSGQFVGLAFLTPVLAWLQHQYGWHMVFVSTGAVGILWAVIWYAVYREPRDFKGANDAEIDLIREGGGLVDIQAEQAKVKAKFSWIDLGIVLTKRKLWGIYLGQFCLNSTLWFFLTWFPTYLVKYRGMDFIKSGLLASLPFLAAFVGVLCSGFFSDWLIRRGYTVGFARKLPIIGGLLISTSIIGANFVESTPLVIAFLALAFFGNGLASITWSLVSTLAPARLLGLTGGVFNFIGNLSAITTPIVIGFLATGDSFAPAITYISVLALIGALSYILLVGKVERIKL
- a CDS encoding AraC family transcriptional regulator, yielding MLLTRHLDANATLVSLIQPLTNRDGFAPTALPGVQVLRASCDVARGPQIYEPSLVIIAQGSKLAYLGPRTLEYGAGHYLIQALPVPFECETFSAPDGPMLGVSIAIDRVLLGELVLAMGLAPGRSIAAQTPESMTSAVLDDAMRGCVERLLRCLHDPLECQVMGQARLRELLFVALRGPQADVLRALVEQQGQFARIAASLSHLHAHYTEPLNVETLASCANMSASTFHEHFKRSTLLSPVQYLKRLRLLRAQQLLLGEGLGVAQVAHRVGYQSTSQFSREYKRYFERNPGDERAA
- a CDS encoding IclR family transcriptional regulator — protein: MQEDAPKIAKDAAPTGTQTLLRGLGVVQAVASGARDLKEIARLIGTTRSTTHRLASCLVDERYLRVVPQVGYLLGPKLIELGFQAREELPLVTLAGPYLDELSALTGDTIHLAIREGDEVLYLHKNPGRNGPEMRSRVGHRMPLARTGIGKALMLDDTQEEWQRLYEVSLPAGGKNQFWPQHPEQSWEQFQQRMVEYVAGGYAFDLEDNEPSIRCVAAPIRDASKRIVAGISIASTVPYMPLEKMAELIPLIKGVTARLSAELGAKV
- a CDS encoding 2-dehydro-3-deoxy-6-phosphogalactonate aldolase — protein: MLKQALAQNGLIAILRGLRPQEAAAIGEVLYAAGFRVIEVPLNSPEPYESIRILRSTLPADCLIGAGTVLTPEQVEQVKAAGGQVIVMPHSDAKVLRAAKAAGLFLSPGVATPTEAFAALAEGADVLKMFPAEQMGPAVVKAWLAVLPAGTILAPVGGITPDNMQVFIDAGVKGFGLGSGLFKPGMTPDEVALNAKAYVAAWKALR